The Gadus macrocephalus chromosome 1, ASM3116895v1 DNA window GACCCCCGTCATCGGACCACCCTTGTCAGACCCTGAATTAGCCATCACCTGAATAGCCAGGATTTATCACTGGTGATTAATCcactcatttttttttatccccccTGGAGGACTGCGGTGAAGAAAACAAGCACATCAAAACCCTGGAATCGGATACGAACGACTGCAGCCGAATCACACGTCCGTGTTGCTGGAAAGATGTTTCAGAATTTTAAAACGGCGTCCGAGATAActtttaataataacaataacagccAAGCTACGTTCACGCTCCGCGTGCTTTTGGTCCGTTCAAGCAATATGATTCAGTTAGTTTTATTGGTCGGGCTACAAATATCAACAGAAATCTATGAGCCGTGGGCTGTGGGCTTCAGAAGAAAATCGTTTTCAACAGAACGACGCCAGCCTCTCGCTGAATCCATACCGTGAAGACTACAGGCTGTTATGGGTGGAACGTCTTGGAAAGTTTTACTCAATAAAAAGGCCACTGAGTTTATATTTTCAATACGTTTAATCATTGTTGTATTTGACTGGAGCGAGGGCAATAACTTGCTGTCCTCAGTTGTGTTTTTAATTATACTTaaatatagactctctctctcacacacacaaagacacacacacacacacacacacacacaaagacacacacacacacacacacacacacacacacacacacacacacacacacacacacacacacacacacacacacacacacacacacacacacacacacacacacacacacacacacaaatgcatgcacacatatccCAAAGTACATTGTTGTTAATCCTCCATTAGGATCGACAGACAGATGGGGAGATTGACATAGATAAAGGAGGGGTAAATATCCATGAAGGggaagtatatatatttaaaatatgacCAGAAATACCAACCACATGGACTTGAGTGAACCCATTTGGGTATTTCTATTGCATAGGCCTAAACTTAGTTTAGCTTAGCCATATTCTAAAGAGAAAGAAATCTTTGAAATCAAAACCAATCTTGTGGCCTCTCACTCAAGCTCCCTGTCAAATCAAATAAATGCTAGAATAACCTCTTCAGGGGTAAATGACAATATGGCATCACCGTTTCAAATATGAGTGAAATATATCGTTAGACTTCTGGTTTTGACTCTTTGACTTTTTATGCATTGCATTAGGAACTACTGGAGAGATTCAGTCAGCTGTCAGTAGCTATCATTAGTGTTTTTCTTACTGTGTATTTTATCATGTTTGTTGTTCAGTTTGTCCTTTCATCAACCTCTCCAAGCGATAAGTCACAGATAACTAACCTTGCCTAATCAGTCACATGAAACCACATTTTGAACTGTAAATTAACAAAAAACGTGAATGCTGTGTTGCAGTTAACTGCGTTTTGACGGCACACTGTATGTGATCTATGAAGACCCATACGTCTCAACCAGACTTTGAAATTTCCAACCTCGATATCTGTGCTGGAAATCCAAGTGAGGGTGAGCCCAGGGAGGATAGATGGGCCTTGTTCGATATAAATTATACATCCTAAATCTGCTGCACATCTCCGTCAAGAGTCAGAAAGTACgaaaacgcgcacacacacacacacacacacacacacacacacacacacacacacacacacacacacacacacacacacacacatgcacgcacacactcacacacacacctgtgcatgctctaacacacccacacacacagacaaacaaatacacaagcaCACCATTATTGTATTACACCTTTACAAAAGGACAACATTCTGTTTTGGTGAATTGTACATGTCCTATTGGACATGAAATTGAAAGCATTCAGCTGTGGTGATTTGCATTTGGCATAGCtgtgcttttattgtgaaacacACTGGTTCAGTTGCACTCTGCGGTTTGGGCTTTGAAATCGAGAACCATGGCCAAAAGTAATATCGGCCAATCAATGCTCAGCTGTTATCTCTACAGACATGCAGCCTTTCATTCATGGCAGCTATGCTTCGCTGCATTTTGACCAAATGATGTGATATTTCACAAACGGCCAGAACATTTCAACATTTGATTCAACAATATTCTGAACCCTTGAAAGGACGGATACATTGACCCAACCGAAGGTATTACATCATTACAAACCAAATAACTGCCAGACAACACTGACAGCACAACAACGAAAAAAGCTAAAAACTCAAACCTCAGGGGCCTGCCTCCATCACATCATCAGCACGCTTCACAGAACATCATTAATCCTATCTCGTCAAATGTTTGTCTGGCCTTCATGTCTACAAACGATTTGCGTCAAAACTTTCTCAGTCGAAAAATTGGCATGCTTACTTAACCTTTCGTTCAGTCATACTCTGAGCACAGTTGAAGTGAATTAATTTAGCTGTGCTAAGTTCATTTAGCAAACGCTGCTCAGTGAAGACATGGCCCTTTTCAAAATCAACTTATTGATAAACAATCAGCTCACTGAGGAGTCGGCCAACTCTGGATATGAAAGCAGCCAGATTGTGAGAGTGAGTGCACTTGTTCTGTTGAGTAGACCAGATGAAGAGCCCAAACGAGCATTAACCATAATGAAGATTAAACACCCAAACTACGTATTGCTTGGCAGGCTGTGTGTTGTCCCAGGTTATTAAAGACATGCAGCACAGATTTCAACAATAGTTcgtacatttttgttttttaaacggtGTAGTGACAAACAGCGGGTGTTTGGGTACAGATCTCCccatattttttaatttgaaagaGAACATAGATTGTTAAAGTATCGGCTGTAGTGGATTTCTTTCTCATACATACGTGTTCAGAAATATCAACGcaatatctctatctatctttccCCCTTTGCAGTGGAGATGCACTCAAGCTGCAGGGTGGGGGACTGAGGCTGAGGATGGAGAGTGGTCTGCAGTACCTTGTGGGGCAGTCACTAACTGAAGATGTTTTGCGTGGTACTGGTTTAAGTGGTTCTTCTTGTGGCTCGCAGAAGACCCCTAATTGTCCTCCACACTTCATGCTCTAATTGTATAACATTTATGAGATAAGAGCCACTGGGCACGATGCAATCCCATACACCGTTAAACATGACTGAGGCCTTTATGGATGTCGGCACGGGTCGTTTAGGAAGCCGCCCTTCCCATCGACTTAATGAAACTGTAAATCCTAGTTAGTGCTGCGTATTTCAACCACATGTGTCACACTGTTGAAAGCCTTAACGTGTCCAAGGATGTACTGTATTATGGGTTTGCCTCCGTATGCCACTTTACGAAAATGAACTCAAAATAGTCCTGGTACATTGGAAGCGTGCCTGAGATTGGACGGGAGgggtttgtttttcttctttagtGTATTTTGGTACTGGCAAAATTATAATTACCTGTCAAACTATCATGGCCCCTGGGTAATGAACTTGGGTATCCTTATTCCAGAATGATACGGTCTTATAACATAAGTTAATAAAGCCGTGATTTGACATTGTGCAAATATTGAATCCTACCTCGGTCACAAAGCCCAATGGAAGAAAATGGCATGCTCTGTTAGCTATCTgtcttttttctgtcttttagTTATAATGGAACACGTTTTTCTGCTCAGGGTTTCTGACATGCAGATGATAAGATAATGATGCTTTGCATTAGAAATGAAGGGTTCCGCGAACAACAGGAAACCAGGAAAGGTGGCATAAATCCCAGACTAAAGAGAAAAACAACTGACAGGCGTTTCAACCGACAAACCTTGGGGAAGACTCTTTGGGAATAGGGGAAAAACCCTTGTCCCCCTAGGGATGAGTTCTAACTGCAGGGGCAACGAGATGACTCTGGGAAGCCAAGGTGAGTGAACTCAACTTCTCATAAAATAGCGGAAGGCTGCCACAAATCATTAACTGATTATGCTTCCCCAATAACTGCAACTGAATCCATCCGCCTTAAACTCTTGTATTAACTCGGACCCCGCATTTTGTGAACTGCTGAAACATTATCTACACACGCTTACCTGGTGTTTCCCCGTATGGCTTTGGTGGTTTGGTATCGCCCAAGCTGACCGCCGCCTTGGTGGTGTTCTGCTTCTTGCTCTGCGGCGTGGTCGCCACGGGGCTAGTCCAAATGGGAACCTTGGTGgtactggaggtggtggtgctggccaCCGTGGTGGTGCTCAAGGCCTTGGTGGACAGGGTCAAGTTGGGCCCGGGTTTGCCTTCCTCGTCCGGGGTATCGACCGGTGGCCCCGTGGGTCCCCAGTCGATAAATCCTGCCTGGGTGGTGGTCCAGCCCTCCGGCACATTGTCTGGACTTTCCCACATGAGCTGCCTCCTCATCCGCGGCGACAACCTCCCGTTGTCCCGCTTGCCGCCGCGGGACAACGCaactgcggcggcggcggcgacggcagCGCCGCCCAACGGCACCGGCGAATCGGCAGCCTGAGAGTATATCCAATCGCAGTCCTTACACTCCGCCGGGCCCAGACGGCGTAGCGGTTTTCGATGCCTCTGAACCCTGACCTTGGAGCCCAGGCCGGCCCTGCCGTCGTGGGGCGGGGAGACGGGGCTGAGCAGCCGCCGGGCCAGGGGGCTCACAGTCCTCCAGTGGAGCATGTTGGGGGTGTCCCAGAGGGGCTGCCAGTGGGGCCGGGAGCGGGGCGCCGCTTTGTGCTGGAGCTTGAGCCCCAGGGCCGGGCTGAGGGGGCTGCAGGCGGAGAGGTCCACCGCCAGGTGCGCCACGGCCAGCAGGATCCAGATGTGGTGCGCCGGGGAGGAACCTGGCCTCAGAGCAGACATCGGactgttgggaggggggggggggggggggggaaggggaagaagaagaaggcgaTGAAAACTGTTAGAAATCCAACccaaaaaaatcccattcaaTCATTCACTGTTGCAGATTCAAAGACTGGTGAGGATCATTCTCCTGATCGGTGTTCAAGCATTTCTTTTTAACAAACCCCTGCTTCAGAAACTTTTGTAACCCAGGCTATGACTAAAGAAATAATTTCTTAAAATGTAGGTCAGACACGGGGAAAACGTTTGAACTCATTCCGCCCTCTGGGCTTTCGCCTGTCAAAAAGCAACCGGCACTTATCTTTGATGTTAAGAGATGCATATCCAATCCCAGTATTGATAAGAGATGCATATCCAATCCCAGTATTGATAAGGCCGAGGGAGACAAGGCCAGGGCGAGTTTAGCTGATCATCATATCCTGCATTATCTCTCCTAGACTCAAAAGTCATCATGATTCTCAAAGGGCAATTTCATTATGCATCGCgttgatgggaggggggggaaatgCCTACATAATCTCAGCCTGGGATACCGTGTGACTTGAATACCATATCGCACATCCTCACCTGTAGTACAAACGCCTGTGTGTAATGGATGTATTCACGGCAAGCGTTTTTTTCCACTAGATTTGAGCCCTTATTAACCTTGATGGTGTTTGTCATCGCGGCGGTCTCTCTATCGTGTTGCCGGGGGCGATCTAGGCTAGCGCTGGTTCGTCGGATAGGCTTACAGCGATTGATTTGAATGCCCTTGGACGGTCTTTGGGacgacacaacacaatcaaTTCTGAAAATGACAAAGCTCATTATTGCGTGGGGGTCATCTGAATTGTCCTTGCTGGCACAATATAAGACCATGCCTTGGGCTGATTTTGGAAGCAACTTGCTGTGAATTAGGCACAGATAAGCCTCTCTCCGTTTGGTCATTCCTCTCCCTAAATTTGTCAAGGGTGACTTTAGCAGACATGTTAACACAGTGACGCTGATGAGCATAGCCATGAGCTACAAAAAGGACTGCACGAACAGAAGGAACAGTCATCGGTAACCTTTTATCTTTTATATTTCCATACGATAACCTTTTGCTGGCTGGTTTGCTTGATTAGGTTGCCAGATTTTTATGATTCACCTGAGCCTTAATTTGATGTCAGTTGTGAAGCGCCATTAAGCCGGTGAACAACAATGATTGTTTGCGAAGGCAGCTTAATTGAGCCATGAGCAGTGATGGATGCAGTCATAGCGCAGCGTTGACAAGGTCAGAGCATTATTGACGGCAGACATAATAATAGGCTCCAGTCTTAATAGTGCGCCAGGGCTGGGGGGAACGTCGAACAAAAGATGTCGGCGGTGGTGTTAACGGTAGACACACTGATGCTAGTTTCACCTTGAAGACCGGAAATTGTTCACCGGTATTGATCGGATGATATTGGAATGAATAAAAAAGCAATAATGAGACTTGATCATAATAAACATAGTCAGATGATGTCAGGGCACGGTTGTCTAGTCTACATTTACATATAGAGCATTTAGAAGAAGCTTTACCATCCAAGCAgacttacaattacaattagggcatttagccctaacatcggttaatacacacattgacacaccgacggcagagtcaaccatgcaaggcgacagccagcttgtcaggagcagttagggttaagtgtcttgctcagggacacatcaacactcagctaggaggagctggggatctaactagcaacctttcagttacaagacaactgctctacctcctgagctaaccGACTTTCAGGCCAGTGCCAGTAGAAAGATAGGtaagataagatgctacacaagtataattactatttttaagtgccacgGCGTACAAACATAAAATAAGCAAGAGGGGTGTTTTAGAGTAAGGGAGGAGGGTGGTAAGGAATGATGTCCAGCTGAGACTTGTGACTTTGGGTTGTGCAACCTTTGCTTGCTCTAAGCCCATTCTAGTGTTTGCCTCTGTGCTGTAGGTTCTGTGTCTGAAGCCCAGGGTCCACATGCTTGAAGAAGGTGCATTATTCTTACATTCTCCTTAATGACACACTTCTAAAAACGACAAAGAAGGGTAATTTGTGGTCCCATTTAATGAGATGCCCCCCGGGGTGTTGCATTAATGGCACTGTGTTTTGCCACAGAAAAAGAATCACAATTAACCGTGAGATAGCTTATTATAAGCTACCTTTCGGGAGCATTACAAAGCTCTGGTTTAAGTAGTATGACTAAGCCTCTTCTGAAGGATTCACATCAACATGTTTGAGGAACAGAGTaaggagagattgagagagtggTGTTATTAAGTGATATTGTAGACACTGTAATCCCTCCCGTCCAATCTCAGGCACGCTTCCAATTTACCAGGACTATGTTTGTAGGCACAAGAAAGTGTTTTCATACAGAAAACATCATTACAAATGGATGCACTTATGGTAATCACTATTAATTTCACATTTTCATGTGTCGCGCTTTCAAGATTTTAAAAGGCCTTGTAAACCTTGGTTTAATGTCGGAATTATTATGAAATTGCTTTTGCAAGGTTATTGGAATACGAGGATTCAAAATCCCTGAATATTACATTAAATATTgacttattttgtgtgtgtgtgtgtgtgtgtgtgtgtgtgtgtgtgtgtgtgtgtgtgtgtgtgtgtgtgtgtgtgtgtgtgtgtgtgtgtgtgtgtgtgtgtgtgtgtgtgtgtggcaactATCCTTCAATGAACAAAGCAAATACTCAGGGCCATTTCGTTGAGCTGGGATCCTGTCCAAGCTTGCTGTCCCAAGAACAAACTTCCAAACCAAAATGACGAGCAAACTCCCAGAATTCCCAGAAAAGGTGTCAAGCTGTCCTGCTTGAGACGTGGACCAGAGTTCAGCCACTCTGATCTACAGACCTTCTCCAAAGCGAGGGGAGAGACAGCCTCCTTAAACCGCTGGGCGGCCTCGCACTTCAAGTGATGCAGATGACGAATCGTGATCCGTGATGGCGGTTAGTAAGCCAAGTATTTATAGCTGTCCCGTTAAGAAAACGGATCATCCAAGACTCATCTTTTCCActctggctctctctttctccatctcccttCACATATTCCGTTTGTGGCTGATAGGCTGAGTAGGCAGCGACCTTTAACGCCTGACATTAAACTCTCTCGTTCTTTGGTGTCCGTTCAGTACTTGAGAGCTAAAGGAGGAAGCCGTGGCTCTTCTGGAGGCTCAATTTTACCTCAATAATGGCTCTCAATGTCAACTAACGGGGACACAAAAGTAAGAACTGCTGAGAGATCTTTTGAGAAAGCCTCAGCAGCTAACTTGACTAACTGCTGTGTGTGATTGATGCAGTCAATGGTGCCAGGGTGACTTGCCACATACAAATCACACTTATGATGTGTacagtttatgtgtgtttgtgtgtctttgcagaGAGACCATTGCAGAGTTGAGGTTTTGCAACAACCGATGTATGGGGATGTgaaagcatgcgtgtgtgcgtgtgagtgtttatGCGTAAATAATGCTGTGTGGTCTGAAGATAGtggaagtgagtgtgtgtgtgcgtgtgtgtgtgcgcgtgttttcggtgtgtgtgtgtgtgtgtgtatgggcgttgtggtaacccggtgctcggttgggccgggttccacggacaaaacaCGCTTTGCATTGGGGGTTTAGCCGATCCCGGCATTTATTACGGTCAGTTCAAACAATCAAGGTGCTCgcagtctctagggcctccgtgggcctctaggctctctcgcacCAGAGCGCTACCTTCTTTCTTGCTCTCCCGTCTGTAGCCTCTTTTATGCAggctccgggccttcctcctcccagccgccaggtgtcccccatcccgctgattggggggaag harbors:
- the ajap1 gene encoding adherens junction-associated protein 1, whose amino-acid sequence is MSALRPGSSPAHHIWILLAVAHLAVDLSACSPLSPALGLKLQHKAAPRSRPHWQPLWDTPNMLHWRTVSPLARRLLSPVSPPHDGRAGLGSKVRVQRHRKPLRRLGPAECKDCDWIYSQAADSPVPLGGAAVAAAAAVALSRGGKRDNGRLSPRMRRQLMWESPDNVPEGWTTTQAGFIDWGPTGPPVDTPDEEGKPGPNLTLSTKALSTTTVASTTTSSTTKVPIWTSPVATTPQSKKQNTTKAAVSLGDTKPPKPYGETPGKRV